The Acanthopagrus latus isolate v.2019 chromosome 13, fAcaLat1.1, whole genome shotgun sequence genome contains a region encoding:
- the LOC119030713 gene encoding uncharacterized protein LOC119030713, producing MKGLLFLLCCIEILGVLLCGADDLQASPTPDPINSSDPAISLSQNNVLDPSTAVLPTTSVSTSTLDKLISSQSAETISRDSKSPPSTPQPGPKHNTFIDTFFKGECLSLLMVTSGLFVGCTLLLLATLLLACKVCRLSRRIKVLSSDSDIISSSENGMGTAKKDKSKPEEEPRETTVLMADVNQTQEEVGNGAAKEGGEKVNADEQTEEEEKRMEEEGDAAKTEEASAAPVAAAENSSPPKQQEEATDSQPDDAAAASASEGTEEAKDVV from the coding sequence gcctcctcttcctgttgtgCTGCATAGAAATCCTGGGTGTGCTTTTGTGTGGAGCTGATGATCTTCAAGCATCGCCTACTCCTGATCCGATAAATTCTTCTGATCCGGCTATTTCATTGAGTCAAAACAACGTTTTAGACCCATCCACTGCTGTTCTACCCACTACTTCTGTCAGCACATCTACACTCGACAAGTTGATaagcagtcagtcagctgaaaCAATCTCCCGCGACTCCAAAAGTCCTCCCAGCACTCCCCAACCAGGCCCCAAGCACAACACATTTATCGATACGTTTTTCAAGGGCGAATGCCTTTCACTGTTAATGGTGACCAGCGGACTGTTCGTAGGCTGTACTCTTCTGCTGCTTGCAACTTTGTTGTTGGCGTGTAAGGTGTGCCGGCTGAGCAGACGGATCAAGGTGCTGAGCAGCGACAGCGACATAATTAGCAGCTCCGAAAACGGGATGGGAACGGCCAAGAAGGACAAAAGCAAACCAGAGGAAGAGCCCAGAGAGACCACCGTGTTAATGGCTGACGTCAATCAAACGCAGGAGGAGGTGGGTAATGGCGCTGCCAaggaagggggagagaaagtAAACGCGGATGAACAAacggaagaggaggagaagaggatggaggaggagggtgacgCTGCCAAGACGGAGGAAGCTTCAGCTGCACCTGTAGCAGCCGCTGAAAACTCATCCCCCCCGAAGCAGCAAGAGGAGGCCACTGATTCCCAGCCCGACGACGCTGCGGCAGCCTCCGCCTCTGAGGGCACAGAGGAAGCAAAGGATGTGGTGTAG
- the LOC119031314 gene encoding oligodendrocyte-myelin glycoprotein-like yields the protein MRSRHVLLKRPPNEALLELLLVLLLGSHVLAVCPTTCSCSRSHREVDCSWRGLRQLPDGLQHNVRSLNLSHNRIHNLDGQLTSHTHLRILDLSHNRLSSLPKDLPRSLWHLYAASNRLQLLDKNDTVYQWNLRTLDLSNNKLERAIFINNTLTNLCMLNLSRNNFWTLPTNLPAHLETIDLSHNLLLKVLPGSLDRLFRLTYFYLHANRFSTLPFGVFDAMTSLRVITLGDNPWACHLYADISYLLSWTQNTPAHVLGCPCHTQPVCGGARPGRTGGWHFASYNQPPLAANAQDLTSMPPDRSVTGWWYLSVSSLLSTTHAPKLTWNTPHQPFTATPITISTLSPRSTGTHLTINHLAAERMPHIDSNLISGTQEASTTDTLHTADTSPFSEMPTPATHRVITTESPSAQTKKTTTLRTRSVRRQNQSPPGGISSSSPALTTCSYLPLLHNLGLLSLILQQLI from the exons ATGAGAAG CAGGCATGTGCTGCTGAAGCGCCCCCCTAATGAGGCCCTCCTGGAGCTCCTGCTTGTGTTGTTGCTGGGGTCGCACGTCCTGGCCGTGTGCCCCACCACGTGCTCctgcagccgcagccacagGGAGGTCGACTGCTCCTGGAGGGGCCTGAGACAGCTGCCCGATGGGCTGCAGCACAACGTGCGCTCCCTCAACCTCTCCCACAACCGAATTCACAACCTGGATGGCCAGCTCACCTCGCACACCCATCTCCGCATCCTCGATTTGTCTCACAACCGACTGAGCAGTCTGCCCAAAGACTTGCCTCGTTCCCTCTGGCACCTCTACGCCGCCTCCAATCGCCTCCAGCTGCTGGACAAGAATGATACAGTCTACCAGTGGAATCTGCGAACGCTCGACTTGTCCAACAACAAGCTGGAGCGAGCCATCTTTATCAACAACACACTGACCAATCTGTGTATGCTCAACCTAAGCCGCAATAATTTCTGGACCCTGCCTACAAACCTGCCTGCACATCTGGAGACTATTGACCTTTCCCACAACTTGCTTTTGAAGGTGCTTCCAGGCTCCCTGGACCGGCTCTTCAGACTAACTTACTTCTACCTGCATGCGAATCGCTTTTCCACACTGCCCTTTGGAGTGTTCGATGCGATGACATCCCTTAGAGTCATCACTCTGGGCGACAACCCTTGGGCCTGCCACCTTTACGCCGACATCAGCTACTTACTCTCCTGGACTCAGAACACCCCTGCCCACGTCCTGGGCTGCCCCTGCCACACCCAGCCTGTCTGCGGAGGGGCTCGCCCAGGCAGGACAGGAGGGTGGCACTTTGCCTCCTACAACCAGCCTCCGCTTGCAGCAAACGCCCAGGACCTGACCTCCATGCCACCTGACCGAAGTGTCACCGGGTGGTGGTACTTGTCcgtttcttctctcctcagcaCCACACATGCTCCCAAACTGACTTGGAACACGCCGCACCAGCCCTTCACGGCCACACCCATCACCATCTCCACCCTGTCACCCAGAAGCACGGGCACACACCTGACTATTAATCACCTCGCAGCAGAGCGCATGCCCCACATTGATTCTAATCTCATCTCCGGCACACAGGAAGCCTCAACCACTGACACCCTCCACACCGCAGACACATCCCCTTTTTCTGAAATGCCGACGCCGGCCACACACCGTGTTATCACAACAGAGAGCCCATCTGCACAGACAAAGAAGACGACCACTCTTCGCACCAGGAGCGTGAGGAGGCAGAATCAGTCCCCTCCTGGcggcatcagcagcagcagcccggcTCTGACAACCTGCTCCTACCTCCCTCTCCTACACAACCTGGGGCTTCTGTCGCTCATTCTGCAGCAACTCATCTGA